In the genome of Desulfovibrio sp. TomC, one region contains:
- a CDS encoding bactofilin family protein codes for MFGRSAKKKPRLDAITAFLGSGTQYHGQFNFQGVVRIDGGVFGDIISDGVLILGEEGLVEGRIRVGELITSGRVIGDVTASRRVMLNKSANLRGNITSPSIVIEDGAVLNGQLRMSEPEAVVLEAGPAPCALTAEAATDVTETT; via the coding sequence ATGTTCGGACGTTCTGCAAAGAAAAAACCGCGCCTCGACGCCATCACGGCCTTTCTCGGGTCCGGGACCCAATATCACGGCCAATTCAACTTTCAAGGCGTCGTCCGTATCGACGGCGGCGTTTTCGGCGACATTATTTCTGATGGTGTCCTGATCCTTGGTGAAGAAGGCCTTGTTGAGGGTCGTATCCGGGTGGGCGAACTCATCACCAGCGGCCGCGTCATTGGTGACGTCACTGCCAGCCGTCGCGTCATGCTCAACAAAAGCGCCAATCTTCGGGGCAATATCACCTCCCCGTCAATTGTCATCGAGGACGGGGCCGTGTTAAACGGCCAGTTGCGCATGAGCGAACCCGAAGCCGTAGTGCTTGAAGCAGGTCCGGCCCCCTGCGCGCTCACAGCCGAAGCCGCGACAGACGTCACGGAAACGACCTAA
- a CDS encoding mechanosensitive ion channel domain-containing protein translates to MNRYSTPLLALCCTLFLSLAAVSASRAADGEPQAASGPAPAVESKTPDKASEAPAVAPAEKAAADDAAKPAEKSAVKDPAKPAAKDSDKTPAKPADKPIDKSADKPAGKAAPEKADKAEKVEAEAEQPKDWQVLLTIHQESVVQQAARFKSMEELLPKNVRRIRTELSALEGKLDELGLIISLSGGNPWELRAVLGDFARIRRAVETLIAPFQESRDELEKIAVRLDSLKEEFAKRLEDEPEPQIADAIHYYLRYLKGVRTSLAGVKSTLEKELAPAKDLLAGLDKAEEALRLKIPKAWKTYYFTASNELFSLKAWNDLETRVGHWAKSNTSMLRSLTRGADATRAVAVLTKAGVALAILVGIGLIGTLRLRRRHPHLAQIGTLHSVWLLAGLGLILHWVAGGAPLLLQEILNIVGEILLAAGLAVFSRYLAEVSGAVAPGAGNPLRGLWAMFSLGLLLQIADLPEPALSAAWMALLVLFILTAGRSLRRYVGPLRLFCRATPPLVTGLVLMTALGWQHLSVLVLAGWFLLLSAVQIGAGLSRIVTSWQARASQEGASALTRAIVSGLGFPLIFLSLFLLVLYWFSTELGGQELFMEAVGFTITVGTVSVTLGRLALILTGFFVTRSALFAVRSFIRDLPRMRPGIDPGVRDVLETTSLYVLWGLYVLISLFLLGFSFTSLAVVAGGLSVGIGFGLQNIVNNFVAGLILLFGRSIQAGDTIQIDAIWGQVRKVNIRNTVVQTFDNATLFVPNSDLISGKLVNWTHRDPTVRREIAVGVAYGSDTEQVRQILLDAATSQPRVLKTPEPSVQFQNFGESSLDFKLLFWVDNVGAAVSVTSDIRFAIDKRFRELGIDIPFPQREVRIVTEHPGSGHDAAQAASAGGAD, encoded by the coding sequence ATGAACCGATACTCCACCCCCCTGTTGGCCCTGTGTTGCACCCTGTTCCTGTCCCTAGCGGCGGTTTCCGCCAGCCGGGCCGCTGACGGCGAACCGCAGGCCGCTTCAGGCCCTGCTCCGGCGGTTGAGTCCAAGACCCCGGACAAAGCCAGCGAGGCTCCGGCCGTTGCGCCGGCAGAAAAAGCAGCGGCAGACGATGCGGCCAAACCAGCGGAGAAGTCCGCTGTCAAGGATCCCGCCAAGCCGGCTGCCAAAGACAGCGACAAGACCCCTGCCAAACCGGCGGACAAGCCGATTGACAAATCGGCTGACAAGCCGGCCGGCAAAGCCGCGCCAGAGAAGGCAGACAAGGCCGAAAAAGTCGAAGCCGAGGCCGAGCAGCCCAAGGACTGGCAGGTGCTCCTGACCATCCACCAGGAGTCGGTGGTGCAGCAGGCGGCCCGGTTCAAGTCCATGGAAGAGCTGCTCCCCAAAAACGTCCGCCGCATTCGCACCGAACTCTCGGCCCTTGAAGGCAAGCTTGACGAACTGGGGCTGATCATCAGCCTCTCCGGCGGCAACCCCTGGGAACTGCGGGCCGTGCTCGGTGATTTTGCCCGCATCCGCCGCGCTGTGGAAACCCTCATCGCGCCTTTCCAGGAAAGCCGCGACGAGCTGGAAAAAATCGCCGTGCGCCTGGATTCCCTCAAGGAGGAATTCGCCAAGCGCCTGGAAGATGAGCCGGAACCGCAGATCGCCGACGCCATCCACTACTACCTGCGCTATCTCAAAGGCGTGCGCACCTCGCTGGCCGGCGTCAAATCCACTCTGGAAAAGGAACTGGCCCCGGCCAAGGATCTGCTCGCCGGGCTGGACAAAGCCGAGGAAGCCCTCCGTCTTAAAATCCCCAAGGCCTGGAAGACCTACTACTTCACCGCCTCAAACGAACTCTTTTCCCTCAAGGCCTGGAACGACCTGGAAACCCGGGTCGGGCACTGGGCCAAGTCCAACACCTCCATGCTGCGTTCGCTCACGCGCGGGGCTGACGCCACCCGGGCTGTAGCCGTCCTGACCAAGGCCGGCGTGGCCCTGGCCATTCTCGTTGGCATCGGCCTGATCGGCACACTGCGCCTGCGCCGCCGCCATCCGCATCTGGCCCAGATCGGGACGCTGCACAGTGTCTGGCTGCTGGCCGGCCTGGGGCTCATTCTCCATTGGGTGGCCGGCGGCGCACCGCTGCTGCTCCAGGAAATCCTCAATATCGTTGGAGAGATATTACTGGCCGCCGGTCTGGCCGTCTTCTCGCGCTACCTAGCCGAGGTATCGGGCGCGGTCGCACCCGGGGCCGGCAATCCCCTGCGCGGCCTGTGGGCCATGTTTTCCCTCGGCCTGCTTCTCCAGATCGCCGACCTCCCGGAACCGGCCCTCTCCGCTGCCTGGATGGCGCTTCTTGTTCTTTTCATCCTCACCGCCGGCCGGTCTCTTCGCCGCTATGTCGGGCCGCTGCGGCTTTTTTGCCGGGCCACTCCGCCGCTTGTTACCGGTCTTGTGCTCATGACGGCCCTTGGCTGGCAGCATCTGTCGGTACTGGTGCTGGCCGGCTGGTTTCTTTTGCTCTCAGCCGTGCAGATCGGGGCCGGACTGTCGCGCATCGTCACCTCCTGGCAGGCCCGGGCCAGCCAGGAAGGAGCCTCGGCGCTCACCCGGGCCATTGTCTCGGGCCTGGGTTTCCCGCTGATCTTCCTGTCGCTGTTTCTGCTGGTCCTGTACTGGTTTTCCACGGAACTGGGCGGCCAGGAACTGTTTATGGAAGCGGTCGGCTTCACCATCACCGTCGGCACCGTGTCGGTCACCCTGGGCCGGCTGGCCCTGATTCTGACCGGCTTCTTCGTCACCCGTTCGGCCCTTTTCGCCGTCCGGTCGTTTATCCGGGACCTGCCCCGGATGCGGCCCGGCATCGATCCCGGGGTGCGCGACGTGTTGGAAACGACTTCATTGTACGTCCTGTGGGGCCTCTACGTCCTCATCTCCCTTTTTCTCCTTGGCTTTTCCTTCACCAGTCTGGCTGTGGTCGCTGGCGGCCTGTCGGTCGGCATTGGCTTTGGCCTGCAAAACATCGTCAACAACTTCGTGGCCGGACTGATCCTGCTTTTTGGCCGTTCCATCCAGGCCGGGGACACCATCCAGATCGACGCTATCTGGGGACAGGTGCGCAAGGTCAACATCCGCAATACCGTCGTGCAGACCTTTGACAATGCGACGCTGTTCGTGCCCAATTCCGATCTGATAAGCGGCAAGCTGGTCAATTGGACCCACCGCGACCCCACGGTGCGCCGGGAAATTGCCGTGGGCGTGGCCTACGGCTCGGATACCGAGCAGGTGCGCCAGATCCTCCTTGATGCAGCCACCAGCCAGCCCCGGGTGCTCAAGACGCCGGAGCCGTCGGTCCAGTTCCAGAATTTCGGGGAAAGCTCCCTGGATTTCAAACTGCTCTTTTGGGTCGACAATGTGGGCGCGGCCGTGTCCGTCACCTCGGACATCCGCTTTGCCATCGACAAGCGTTTTCGCGAACTCGGCATCGACATCCCCTTTCCCCAACGGGAAGTCCGCATCGTGACCGAGCATCCGGGCAGCGGACACGATGCGGCCCAGGCTGCCAGCGCCGGCGGGGCCGATTGA
- a CDS encoding citrate/2-methylcitrate synthase: MNEPTTATLTFEGKTVELPVILGDHVEKALDVRKLRSQTGWITLDPGYANTAACKSAITHIDGERGVVLYRGYDLEELAEKATFVETAMLVMFGELPTRAEREEFRIMLRDQELLHEDLLSHLDGFPPNGHPMAILSAMINAMGSYYPELYDIGSAEDFRLAAAKIMSKVRTIAAFCYRKSQGLPLNYPNPNLDYCRNFMHMMFSVPFWTYQAPDPVVRALSVFMLCHADQALDTSCATVRMVGSSQANLFASVSSGISALWGRHHGGASSAALGMFEDVVAGRTTVERIIEASKSGAGRLMGFGQRVFHVEDPRARIIKNTYQNLVKNGYAKRDAFHDIALEIEERALADDYFASRQLYPNTNFYASLLLRAINIPPRMYPVITAMGNMPGWIAHWHEETHSPDQRIHRPRQIYIGRKRHAYTPMEKRKS; this comes from the coding sequence ATGAACGAACCCACCACGGCCACCCTGACGTTTGAAGGGAAAACCGTTGAATTGCCCGTCATCCTTGGCGATCACGTCGAAAAAGCCCTGGATGTCCGCAAGCTGCGCAGCCAGACCGGTTGGATCACGCTGGACCCGGGCTATGCCAATACCGCGGCCTGCAAAAGCGCCATCACCCACATTGACGGTGAACGGGGCGTGGTGCTCTATCGCGGCTACGACCTGGAAGAGCTGGCCGAAAAGGCCACCTTCGTGGAAACGGCCATGCTGGTCATGTTCGGCGAGCTGCCGACCCGGGCCGAACGCGAAGAATTCCGCATCATGCTGCGCGACCAGGAACTGCTCCACGAGGATCTGCTGAGCCACCTCGACGGCTTTCCACCCAACGGCCACCCCATGGCCATCCTTTCGGCCATGATCAACGCCATGGGCAGCTATTACCCGGAACTCTACGACATCGGTTCAGCCGAGGACTTCCGGCTGGCTGCGGCCAAGATCATGAGCAAGGTGCGCACCATCGCCGCCTTCTGTTACCGCAAATCCCAGGGATTGCCGCTTAATTACCCCAATCCCAATCTGGATTACTGCCGCAACTTCATGCACATGATGTTTTCGGTCCCGTTTTGGACCTACCAGGCCCCGGACCCGGTGGTCCGGGCGCTGAGTGTCTTTATGCTCTGCCACGCCGATCAGGCCCTTGATACCTCCTGCGCCACCGTGCGCATGGTCGGCTCAAGCCAAGCCAACCTCTTTGCCAGCGTGTCTTCCGGCATAAGCGCCCTGTGGGGCCGCCACCACGGCGGGGCCAGCTCGGCCGCCCTTGGCATGTTCGAGGACGTCGTGGCCGGGCGCACCACGGTCGAGCGCATCATCGAGGCTTCCAAATCCGGGGCCGGCCGGCTGATGGGCTTTGGCCAGCGGGTCTTTCACGTCGAGGACCCCCGGGCCAGGATCATCAAGAACACCTATCAGAATCTGGTCAAAAACGGCTATGCCAAGCGCGACGCCTTCCACGACATCGCCCTGGAAATTGAGGAACGCGCCCTGGCCGACGACTATTTCGCCTCGCGCCAGCTCTATCCAAACACTAATTTCTACGCCAGTTTGCTCTTGCGGGCCATTAATATCCCGCCGCGCATGTACCCGGTCATCACTGCCATGGGCAACATGCCCGGCTGGATTGCCCACTGGCACGAGGAAACCCATTCCCCGGACCAGCGCATCCATCGGCCGCGACAGATCTACATCGGGCGCAAGCGCCATGCCTACACGCCCATGGAGAAGCGCAAGTCCTGA
- a CDS encoding (Fe-S)-binding protein, with protein sequence MEAFLFIPCLVEHVLPQVGEATAMVLSRVGLTPVMPKGQTCCGQFAYKRGRADLVRPLARRFVEIFGDAPAIVCPSGSCTAMVRRYPSLFAEDDPWHARAGQVAAKTFELGQYLVEQLGVTDLGARFDGTAALHASCQTSRVLGAGSPTEALLAKVAGLTLVPLARPERCCGFGGAFSVDYPEVSQAILTEKIDDIVASGAEAVITAEPSCLLNIASALAKRELPIRPLHLAEVLVGGMA encoded by the coding sequence GTGGAAGCGTTTCTCTTCATTCCCTGTCTGGTCGAGCATGTGCTGCCCCAGGTGGGCGAGGCCACGGCCATGGTGCTGTCCCGGGTCGGGCTGACGCCGGTTATGCCCAAGGGCCAGACCTGCTGCGGCCAGTTCGCCTACAAACGGGGCCGGGCCGATCTGGTGCGGCCGTTGGCCAGACGATTCGTGGAAATTTTTGGCGATGCCCCGGCCATCGTGTGCCCTTCGGGCTCGTGCACGGCCATGGTGCGCCGCTACCCGTCCCTTTTTGCTGAGGACGATCCCTGGCATGCGCGGGCCGGACAGGTTGCGGCCAAGACTTTTGAATTGGGTCAGTATCTGGTGGAGCAGCTTGGCGTCACCGATCTCGGCGCGCGCTTTGACGGCACAGCCGCCTTGCACGCCTCCTGCCAGACCAGCCGCGTGCTTGGGGCCGGTTCGCCGACCGAGGCGCTTTTGGCCAAGGTGGCCGGCCTGACCCTGGTTCCCCTGGCCCGTCCCGAGCGCTGCTGCGGTTTTGGCGGGGCGTTTAGCGTGGACTATCCCGAAGTCAGTCAGGCCATTTTGACCGAGAAAATCGACGACATCGTGGCCAGCGGCGCGGAAGCGGTCATCACCGCCGAACCGAGCTGTCTGCTCAATATCGCCTCGGCCCTGGCCAAGCGCGAACTGCCCATACGGCCCCTGCATCTGGCCGAAGTGCTGGTTGGAGGGATGGCATGA
- a CDS encoding lactate utilization protein B yields the protein MSKSAYDFGRASAKALGDRPSRAILHKAIGHIRVLRQRSVNAMPDFPERQARAVAVRDKTLARLPDLLEALEAKVTAAGGNVHFAETADSAAALITKLLADRGVRLVVKGKSMVSEEIGLNDALAAAGIEAVETDLGEYIIQLAGQRPSHILAPALHVSKEQVSELFARKFGRTSTDIPEMTRIARDSLRQKFLAADAGITGCNIAIAETGTVTVLENEGNIRLSASCPPIHVAVMTLEKVVETLADAAVVLDILPPSATGQTLPVHLSFFTGARREGERDGPKEMHLVIVDNGRSEILADPVLRSILRCIRCGACLNVCPVYQSVGGHAYGTVYPGPMGSVLSPLLKDNPGDPRQPFACTHCAACAEACPAGIDHPALLQELRRRVSAGESDPAVTAFSLLARHPLLFGGAAALGRTFDPKLTEVAAVAPESPVGRFLRGRAFPGLSRPFSRRFKSLARRLSRKQGGRS from the coding sequence ATGAGCAAGTCAGCCTATGATTTCGGCCGGGCCTCAGCCAAGGCCCTGGGTGATCGTCCGAGCCGGGCCATCCTGCACAAGGCCATCGGCCACATCCGGGTGCTGCGCCAGCGTTCGGTCAACGCCATGCCCGATTTCCCCGAGAGGCAAGCTCGGGCCGTGGCCGTGCGTGATAAGACCCTGGCCCGCCTGCCCGACCTGCTGGAGGCGCTCGAAGCCAAGGTCACGGCCGCCGGCGGGAATGTCCATTTCGCCGAAACCGCCGACTCGGCCGCAGCGCTTATCACCAAATTGCTGGCTGACCGGGGCGTGCGGCTGGTGGTTAAGGGCAAGTCCATGGTCAGCGAGGAGATCGGACTCAACGACGCCCTGGCCGCTGCCGGCATCGAGGCCGTGGAGACCGACCTTGGCGAATACATCATCCAATTGGCCGGGCAGCGTCCATCACACATCCTGGCCCCGGCCCTGCACGTGTCCAAGGAGCAGGTGTCCGAGCTTTTCGCCCGAAAGTTCGGCCGTACCAGCACCGACATCCCGGAGATGACCCGCATCGCCCGGGACAGCCTGCGCCAGAAATTCCTGGCCGCCGATGCCGGCATCACCGGCTGCAACATCGCCATTGCCGAAACCGGCACGGTAACGGTGCTGGAAAACGAGGGCAACATCCGCCTGTCCGCCTCCTGCCCGCCCATCCACGTGGCCGTCATGACCTTGGAAAAAGTGGTGGAAACCCTGGCCGACGCCGCCGTCGTTCTGGACATCCTGCCGCCTTCGGCCACGGGCCAGACCCTGCCGGTACACCTGTCCTTTTTCACCGGCGCGCGCCGCGAGGGCGAACGCGACGGCCCCAAGGAAATGCACCTGGTCATTGTGGACAACGGCCGCTCGGAAATTCTGGCCGATCCCGTGCTGCGCTCAATTTTACGCTGCATCCGCTGCGGGGCTTGTTTAAACGTCTGCCCGGTCTACCAGAGTGTTGGCGGCCACGCCTACGGCACGGTCTATCCCGGTCCAATGGGGTCGGTGCTTTCGCCGCTTTTAAAAGACAATCCCGGCGATCCCCGCCAGCCCTTTGCCTGCACCCACTGCGCCGCCTGCGCCGAGGCCTGCCCGGCCGGCATCGATCATCCGGCCCTGCTCCAGGAGTTGCGGCGACGGGTTTCGGCCGGGGAGTCTGATCCGGCCGTGACGGCCTTTAGCCTGCTGGCCCGCCATCCGCTGCTTTTTGGCGGGGCTGCGGCCCTCGGCCGGACCTTTGACCCCAAACTGACCGAGGTCGCGGCCGTGGCCCCGGAGTCGCCGGTTGGTCGGTTTCTGCGCGGCCGGGCGTTTCCCGGATTGTCCCGACCCTTTTCCAGGCGGTTTAAGAGCCTCGCCCGCCGCCTGTCTCGCAAGCAGGGAGGCCGATCGTGA
- a CDS encoding LutC/YkgG family protein: MRTRARNAILGRLRAATAAGLPRPSAPTIPRRPGRGIADFESFAAVLTTLGPTFELARTPEEAQAALAAYVAANSVQTAVRWDHPDLDAVAAAETLAGAGVAVLAPEELPDRVCPSLAAVDLGVTAVTYALCATGSLILAAAPGRERGTPLVPRLHVALLAKSRLLPDLPTLLERLGEAPMPSGVNCVSGVSSTGDIEFVYVRGVHGPLAVHVIGLDWL, translated from the coding sequence GTGAGAACCCGCGCCCGGAACGCCATCCTGGGCCGCCTGCGGGCGGCCACTGCCGCCGGTTTGCCCCGTCCTTCGGCGCCGACCATTCCTCGCCGGCCCGGCCGGGGCATCGCCGATTTCGAAAGCTTTGCCGCCGTCCTGACCACCCTTGGCCCGACCTTTGAGCTGGCCCGGACGCCTGAGGAGGCGCAAGCCGCCCTGGCTGCGTATGTGGCCGCCAACAGCGTCCAGACGGCCGTGCGCTGGGACCACCCCGATCTCGACGCCGTGGCCGCGGCCGAGACCCTGGCCGGGGCCGGCGTGGCGGTTCTGGCTCCCGAAGAACTGCCCGACCGGGTTTGCCCGTCCCTGGCCGCCGTGGATCTGGGCGTCACAGCCGTGACCTACGCCCTGTGCGCCACCGGCAGCCTGATTCTGGCGGCGGCCCCGGGCCGGGAACGCGGCACGCCGCTGGTGCCGCGCCTGCATGTGGCTCTTTTGGCCAAATCGCGCTTGCTCCCCGATCTGCCGACCCTGCTCGAACGGCTCGGGGAAGCGCCCATGCCAAGCGGCGTCAACTGCGTCTCCGGCGTCTCAAGCACCGGCGACATCGAATTCGTCTATGTGCGCGGCGTCCATGGCCCGCTGGCCGTGCACGTCATCGGCCTGGACTGGCTCTAA
- a CDS encoding shikimate kinase: MPLSDDANIYLIGPRASGKTTLGRQLAQSLGRPFVDLDARFVETRGETIAELVAREGWDAFRQAEADILADVAAQQGLVAATGGGVVLMPQNRALLSRGVVLYLQAHPDRLAERLMADLNPEQRPNLTELGLKEEIVATLAEREPLYFSLAHACLPERPIEELLDYTLRALKMF; the protein is encoded by the coding sequence ATGCCCCTTTCCGACGACGCCAACATCTATCTGATCGGCCCCCGGGCCTCGGGCAAGACAACGCTCGGCCGCCAATTGGCCCAAAGCCTTGGCCGACCCTTTGTGGACCTCGACGCCCGGTTTGTGGAAACACGCGGGGAAACCATTGCCGAGCTGGTCGCCCGGGAAGGCTGGGATGCCTTTCGGCAGGCCGAAGCAGACATTCTGGCCGATGTGGCCGCGCAACAGGGTCTTGTTGCCGCCACGGGCGGCGGCGTGGTGCTCATGCCGCAAAACCGCGCCCTGCTCTCCAGGGGGGTGGTGCTCTATCTCCAGGCCCACCCGGACCGGCTGGCCGAACGACTCATGGCTGATCTCAACCCCGAGCAACGCCCCAACCTCACGGAACTGGGGCTCAAGGAAGAAATCGTCGCCACCCTGGCCGAGCGCGAACCGCTCTATTTCTCCCTGGCCCATGCCTGCCTGCCCGAACGCCCCATTGAGGAATTGCTCGACTATACCCTGCGCGCCCTCAAGATGTTCTAG
- a CDS encoding RNA polymerase sigma factor has product MTTRSGECVRPGGNGALRPVRARIRLDGIDDATLARAAAQGDQKAFAALVDRHRPGVTHLATRFCQEPAGVEDLAQEIFVKAYLNLGGLRDWAMFRSWLHRIAANTCIDWLRRRKAEVGLVGGLDESLPDEGELARGQAREAQRRLEAAMAVLGPKDRLLVALLGLEGKSVEEVAQLTGLSQVNVKVRAFRARRKLKAFLEKDHG; this is encoded by the coding sequence ATGACGACGCGCAGCGGGGAATGTGTCAGGCCCGGTGGAAACGGCGCGTTGCGTCCGGTTCGTGCCCGTATACGTCTTGACGGCATCGACGATGCGACCTTGGCCCGGGCTGCCGCCCAGGGCGATCAAAAGGCCTTTGCCGCCCTGGTCGACCGACACCGTCCAGGCGTGACCCACCTGGCCACCCGATTTTGCCAGGAACCGGCGGGGGTCGAGGATTTGGCTCAGGAAATCTTCGTCAAGGCCTATCTGAATTTGGGCGGGCTTCGGGACTGGGCCATGTTTCGCAGCTGGCTCCACCGCATTGCCGCCAACACGTGTATTGACTGGTTGCGCCGCCGCAAAGCCGAGGTCGGTCTGGTGGGCGGCCTTGACGAATCGCTGCCAGACGAGGGAGAGTTGGCCCGAGGTCAGGCCAGGGAGGCCCAGCGACGGCTGGAAGCGGCCATGGCGGTCCTTGGTCCCAAGGACAGACTGCTGGTGGCGCTGCTTGGGCTTGAAGGCAAAAGCGTGGAAGAAGTGGCACAATTAACGGGCTTGTCCCAGGTCAATGTCAAGGTACGGGCCTTTCGGGCCAGACGGAAGCTCAAGGCTTTTCTGGAGAAGGATCATGGTTGA
- a CDS encoding ABC transporter permease: MTLVHDLFLAARLARRELRTGLRGFGVFVACMALGVAAVAGVKSLSAAYLAGVAEDAAALLGGDIEATLSLRPAAPDELAALTALGSTSHVVTMQAMARRQNAPGKRALTTLRAADDAFPLYGTIALSPPMPLSQALAVRDGLPGAVAAPELLTRLGAAVGDVILVADAVFVIRATLVREPDASAGLAALGPRLLVSLPALADSGLLTPGTLTRHAYRVKLPPGEDIPAQARKLREAFPTAGWRVRDVSTAQPGLTRFMDRLAAVTGLVGLASLLLGGIGVSQAVSGYLAGRAASIATLKCLGAPRRVVVAAYLLAVSAQGCLGIILGLALGAAVPVLLAPLAGGLLPVRLPPGPYPGALALAAVFGVLTVLAFSLPHLAGAARISPLLLFRGYAEPEAGQLSVLARLPGLLCLAALLALAVAATPNHRLGLGFVIAAAGATVIFWLVARVALWLVRLAPLDRPGLFSLALRAVVRPGNQVGQVLAALGLGLSTLCAMTQVEANFRQAFVNDIPRTAPDFFFVDIQPDQLSAFLDTAGSVPGVSRVETSPMVRGRIVRLNGVLPEEAAVGEEARWAVAGDRGLTYAAAMPEGTQITAGQWWPPDYAGEPLVSVDESIAKGLGLGLGDTVTLNVLGREVTARVASLRRINWLTLGINYVFVLSPGSLDGAPVTYLATAYTDKSAGNVPGEAVFAAVTDRFPNVTAVGIGDALTDVMAVADKVATAVAAAAAATLVTGMLVLIQTMAAGLRRRAYETVIYKVCGASRRDILAVLSLENALLGLLAGLMALAVGTAIAWGFTTFFMELPFAVFPGPAAGIVGVATGLTLVFGLAGTFRMLSQKTLPYLRND; encoded by the coding sequence ATGACGCTTGTTCACGATTTATTTCTGGCCGCCCGCCTGGCTCGACGGGAACTGCGCACCGGCCTTCGGGGATTTGGCGTATTCGTGGCCTGCATGGCCCTGGGCGTGGCCGCCGTGGCCGGGGTCAAAAGCCTGTCCGCCGCCTATTTGGCCGGCGTGGCCGAGGATGCGGCAGCGCTTTTGGGCGGCGACATCGAAGCCACCCTGTCCCTGCGCCCGGCCGCTCCGGACGAACTGGCCGCCCTGACCGCTCTCGGATCAACGTCCCACGTCGTGACCATGCAGGCCATGGCCCGCCGGCAAAATGCCCCGGGGAAACGTGCTCTGACCACCCTGCGGGCCGCCGACGACGCCTTCCCGCTCTATGGGACCATTGCCCTGTCGCCGCCCATGCCCTTGTCCCAGGCCCTGGCCGTCCGCGATGGACTGCCCGGGGCTGTGGCTGCGCCGGAGCTGCTCACCCGTCTGGGAGCCGCTGTCGGCGACGTCATCCTGGTTGCCGACGCCGTTTTTGTGATCCGCGCAACGCTGGTGCGCGAACCAGACGCCTCAGCCGGACTGGCCGCACTGGGGCCGCGCCTGCTCGTGTCCCTGCCCGCCCTGGCCGACTCCGGTCTGCTCACGCCCGGCACCCTGACCCGCCACGCCTACCGGGTGAAACTGCCCCCGGGCGAGGATATTCCGGCCCAGGCCAGGAAACTGCGGGAAGCCTTCCCGACCGCCGGTTGGCGGGTGCGCGACGTGTCCACGGCCCAGCCGGGACTGACCCGCTTCATGGATCGCCTGGCTGCCGTTACCGGGCTGGTGGGACTGGCCTCGCTGCTTCTTGGCGGCATCGGCGTGTCCCAGGCCGTTTCCGGTTATCTGGCCGGCCGCGCAGCCTCCATTGCCACGCTCAAATGCCTTGGCGCGCCGCGCCGGGTGGTCGTGGCCGCCTATCTCCTGGCCGTTAGCGCCCAGGGTTGCCTTGGCATCATCCTCGGTCTGGCCCTGGGCGCGGCCGTGCCGGTCCTGCTCGCCCCCCTGGCCGGCGGCCTTTTGCCGGTGCGCCTGCCGCCCGGCCCCTACCCCGGCGCGTTGGCCCTGGCGGCGGTGTTCGGCGTTTTGACCGTCCTGGCCTTTTCCCTGCCCCATCTGGCCGGGGCCGCCCGCATTTCGCCGTTGCTGCTCTTTCGCGGTTATGCCGAGCCCGAAGCCGGGCAATTGTCCGTTTTGGCCCGGTTGCCCGGTCTGTTGTGCCTGGCGGCTCTGCTGGCCCTGGCTGTGGCTGCCACCCCCAACCACCGGCTGGGCCTCGGTTTCGTGATCGCTGCTGCCGGTGCGACCGTCATTTTCTGGCTGGTGGCCCGGGTGGCGCTGTGGCTCGTGCGTCTGGCTCCGCTGGATCGTCCGGGTCTTTTTTCCCTGGCCCTTCGCGCCGTCGTGCGTCCCGGCAATCAGGTGGGACAGGTGCTGGCCGCCCTGGGGCTTGGCCTCTCCACGCTGTGCGCCATGACCCAGGTGGAAGCCAATTTTCGCCAGGCCTTTGTCAACGACATCCCCCGCACCGCCCCGGACTTTTTTTTCGTGGATATCCAGCCGGACCAGCTCTCGGCCTTTCTAGATACGGCCGGAAGCGTCCCCGGCGTCAGCCGCGTCGAGACTTCGCCCATGGTGCGCGGGCGCATTGTGCGTTTAAACGGGGTGTTGCCAGAAGAAGCGGCAGTGGGAGAAGAAGCGCGCTGGGCCGTAGCCGGCGACCGGGGCCTGACCTATGCCGCGGCCATGCCCGAAGGAACGCAGATCACCGCCGGCCAGTGGTGGCCGCCGGACTATGCCGGGGAACCGCTCGTCTCGGTGGATGAATCCATCGCCAAGGGATTGGGGCTGGGACTTGGGGACACGGTGACCCTCAATGTCCTTGGCCGGGAAGTCACGGCCCGAGTGGCCAGCCTGCGGCGCATCAACTGGCTGACCCTTGGGATCAACTATGTCTTTGTGCTGTCGCCCGGATCGCTTGACGGTGCGCCCGTGACCTATCTGGCCACGGCCTACACCGACAAATCCGCAGGCAACGTTCCCGGCGAAGCGGTTTTTGCCGCTGTCACCGACCGATTCCCCAATGTCACGGCCGTGGGCATCGGCGACGCCTTGACCGATGTCATGGCCGTGGCCGACAAAGTGGCAACGGCTGTGGCCGCCGCTGCCGCCGCCACGTTGGTCACAGGCATGTTGGTGCTCATCCAGACCATGGCCGCCGGGCTGCGCCGACGGGCTTATGAAACCGTTATCTACAAGGTCTGCGGGGCCTCCCGACGGGATATCCTGGCCGTTTTGTCCCTGGAAAACGCCCTGCTCGGCCTATTGGCCGGACTCATGGCCCTGGCCGTGGGCACGGCCATTGCCTGGGGATTTACGACCTTTTTCATGGAATTGCCGTTTGCCGTTTTTCCCGGTCCGGCTGCCGGCATCGTGGGCGTTGCGACCGGGCTGACACTGGTCTTTGGTCTGGCCGGAACCTTCCGGATGCTCTCCCAAAAAACCCTGCCCTATCTGCGAAACGACTAA